One segment of Neodiprion virginianus isolate iyNeoVirg1 unplaced genomic scaffold, iyNeoVirg1.1 ptg000065l, whole genome shotgun sequence DNA contains the following:
- the LOC124309916 gene encoding uncharacterized protein LOC124309916: MPNYKFSVQEKVELVKFHYQGLSYRENQAHFAVTHPDRPTPSLATIRNLVLKFEQSGSVDERTWKISQPNRQLSWDTKLDICLTVEEDPFKPISRIAQDVEISNASVRRVLREAKYRSYKFQVHQELLAGDNDSRLRFSQELMERLNADEGLLSRICFSDESTVILVGKPNRQNSRAWCRNNPRLFIQAGTQYPLKLNVWLGAIGNRLIGPFFIDGNLNGEKYLWLLRERIVPALRLIEEEIGEPVWFQQDGAPPHFTRAVRDYLDQQFPGRWIGRGSPEVEWPARSPDLAPLDYGLWGHLKNVLYAQGRIEDLAALQARILDILQNLSPDIISNTTNAFYDRLGYCAAAAGGHFEHFLKGNQWPDEG; the protein is encoded by the exons ATGCCTAATTACAAGTTTTCTGTGCAGGAAAAGGTGGAAttagtgaaatttcattaccAGGGCCTGTCTTACCGGGAAAATCAGGCCCATTTCGCCGTCACACACCCGGATCGACCAACACCTTCGTTAGCGACCATCAGGAATCtggttttaaaattcgaacaaTCCGGTAGTGTCGATGAGAGAACCTGgaaaatctctcaaccaaaCCGTCAGCTGAGCTGGGATACTAAGCTGGACATCTGCTTGACCGTCGAAGAGGATCCATTCAAGCCTATCAGCCGCATCGCCCAGGACGTGGAAATATCTAACGCATCGGTCAGAAGAGTATTGCGTGAAGCTAAGTACAGATCGTACAAGTTTCAAGTCCATCAAGAACTCTTGGCTGGTGATAACGATAGTCGTCTTCGCTTCAGCCAAGAGTTGATGGAACGTCTGAACGCAGACGAGGGCTTGTTGAGTCGCATTTGCTTCTCAGATGAAAGTACGGTGATACTTGTCGGGAAACCGAACAGGCAGAACTCCAGAGCCTGGTGTCGAAACAACCCTCGTCTGTTCATTCAGGCGGGCACGCAGTACCCGTTGAAGCTCAACGTCTGGCTTGGCGCGATTGGCAATCGGCTGATTGGgccattttttattgatgGTAACCTCAACGGCGAGAAGTATCTCTGGTTGCTGAGAGAGAGGATTGTACCGGCTCTTAGGCTgattgaagaagaaatc GGCGAACCTGTTTGGTTTCAGCAGGATGGAGCCCCACCGCACTTCACACGTGCGGTGCGTGATTACCTCGACCAACAATTCCCTGGACGCTGGATTGGCAGGGGGAGCCCGGAGGTCGAGTGGCCAGCCCGTTCACCTGATCTCGCTCCCTTGGACTATGGCTTGTGGGgccatttgaaaaatgttctgTATGCCCAAGGTAGGATTGAAGACCTTGCCGCACTGCAAGCTAGGATCTTGGACATCCTGCAGAACCTGTCACCGGATATTATATCCAATACGACAAATGCCTTCTACGACCGGCTCGGTTACTGCGCTGCAGCTGCTGGAGGGCATTTCGagcactttttgaaaggcAACCAATGGCCAGACGAGGGGTGA